One genomic segment of Primulina tabacum isolate GXHZ01 chromosome 9, ASM2559414v2, whole genome shotgun sequence includes these proteins:
- the LOC142556077 gene encoding uncharacterized protein LOC142556077 produces MSAIVCGKRSFFEDTDSAATSPTSASPPVYKKFRCSSATSPVRFSYSPPISPVPFDQLKALFPDMETQLIENALEKYGDDLDSAVKSLHELRLVYKGNLGSTSEEDANFQNDDTPTEGDTFPVEEPQVQNHLPVDGAGWVDFFVREMISSTSIDDARIRAARVLESLEKSISGRAGVEAAQNFLKENMILKEQIEALLRENVILKRAVAIQHERQKEHDERNQEVQQLKLLVTQYQEQLRTLEVNNYALKLHLRQAEQSNSIPGHFHPDIF; encoded by the exons ATGTCTGCTATTGTTTGTGGGAAGAGATCGTTCTTCGAGGATACCGATTCTGCAGCGACATCGCCCACTTCTGCTTCGCCACCGGTTTACAAGAAGTTCCGGTGCTCTTCGGCCACGTCTCCTGTTAGATTCTCTTACTCACCTCCTATTTCTCCTGTTCCATTTGATCAGCTCAAGGCTTTGTTTCCTGATATGGAAACTCAG CTTATTGAGAATGCCTTGGAAAAGTATGGTGATGACTTAGATTCTGCTGTTAAGAGCCTTCACGAGCTTCGTCTTGTATACAAGGGCAACTTGGGCTCCACTTCTGAGGAAGATGCAAATTTTCAAAATG ATGATACACCAACTGAAGGGGATACATTCCCTGTGGAGGAGCCTCAAGTTCAAAACCACCTTCCTGTAGATGGTGCTGGATGGGTGGACTTTTTTGTTCGGGAGATGATAAGCTCAACTAGCATAGATGATGCTAGAATCCGGGCAGCAAGAGTATTGGAGAGTCTGGAGAAATCTATCAGCGGTCGGGCTGGTGTTGAAGCAGCTCAAAATTTTCTTAAG GAAAATATGATACTTAAGGAACAAATTGAGGCCCTTCTTCGAGAgaatgtcatcctcaaacgagCAGTAGCCATCCAGCATGAACGTCAAAAAGAGCATGATGAGAGGAACCAGGAGGTGCAGCAATTGAAGCTGTTGGTGACTCAATATCAAGAGCAGCTGCGGACTCTTGAG GTGAACAACTATGCATTGAAACTGCATTTGCGCCAGGCTGAGCAGAGCAACTCAATACCTGGGCATTTTCACCCGGACATATTTTAA